One Miscanthus floridulus cultivar M001 chromosome 11, ASM1932011v1, whole genome shotgun sequence DNA window includes the following coding sequences:
- the LOC136493712 gene encoding polygalacturonase QRT3-like isoform X2: MEPPLEPALPGRRGRCLLPLLLLGALALALAGGATAWPHPHGHGGAIGLGASAAGAGMARAAGGERWYRDLALRRMESVRSSFGARRYLATASASARVYHVTDYGADPTGATDATAAINKAIADAFRPPTNATMTGGIPDLGGAEVHLDGGTYLIKGPLSLPASGGGNFKIHSGSLRASDDFPTDRYLIELSASKSGGGRSYDYEYATLRDLMLDCSYRGGGVTVVDSLRVAIDNCYVAHFASDGIAVRGGHETFIRNTFLGQHMTAGGDPGERGFTGTGIHLDGNDNSVSDVVIFSAATGIMVTAPANSISGVHCYNKATGFGGMGIYLKIPGLTQAWISNCYMDYTSIVAEDPVLLHVSGSFFLGDANVVLKAVNGVARGIQVVGNIFSGRDKGVDIVQLDGKFTTVDQVYVQQNSATGMTIKSTSARASAEGNGSSWTLDFSPVLLFPDRIGHVQYSLVAGDEFPGQTLRNVSGNQVVVATDKAVSATVHVLVDQNSD; this comes from the exons ATGGAGCCGCCGCTGGAGCCTGCGCTACCAGGTCGGAGAGGGAGATGCCTGCTGCCGCTTCTACTTCTGGGGGCTCTCGCCCTCGCATTGGCCGGCGGTGCGACCGCGTGGCCTCACCCTCACGGTCACGGCGGCGCCATCGGCCTTGGCGCCTCCGCCGCCGGTGCCGGCATGGCCAGGGCGGCCGGCGGCGAGCGGTGGTACAGGGATCTCGCGCTCAGGAGGATGGAGAGCGTCAGATCCTCCTTCGGGGCCAGAAGATATTTGGCAACG GCTTCCGCGAGCGCGCGGGTGTACCACGTGACGGACTACGGCGCGGACCCGACCGGCGCGACCGACGCGACGGCGGCGATCAACAAGGCCATAGCGGACGCGTTCCGCCCGCCGACCAACGCCACAATGACCGGCGGCATCCCGGACCTCGGCGGCGCCGAGGTGCACCTCGACGGCGGCACGTACCTCATCAAGGGGCCCCTCTCGCTGCCGGCCTCCGGCGGCGGCAACTTCAAG ATCCACAGCGGGTCGCTGCGCGCGTCCGACGACTTCCCGACGGACCGGTACCTGATCGAGCTGTCGGCGTCCAAGAGCGGCGGCGGGCGGAGCTACGACTACGAGTACGCCACGCTGCGTGACCTGATGCTGGACTGCAGCtaccgcggcggcggcgtgacgGTGGTGGATTCGCTCCGCGTCGCCATCGACAACTGCTACGTGGCGCACTTCGCGTCCGACGGCATCGCGGTGCGCGGCGGGCACGAGACGTTCATCCGCAACACCTTCCTCGGCCAGCACATGACGGCCGGGGGCGACCCCGGGGAGCGCGGCTTCACGGGCACGGGCATCCACCTCGACGGCAACGACAACTCCGTCTCCGACGTCGTCATCTTCTCCGCGGCCACGGGGATCATGGTCACGGCGCCGGCCAACTCCATCTCCGGCGTGCACTGCTACAACAAGGCCACGGGATTCGGGGGCATGGGCATCTACCTCAAGATCCCCGGGCTCACGCAGGCGTGGATCAGCAACTGCTACATGGACTACACCAGCATCGTCGCCGAGGACCCCGTGCTGCTCCACGTGTCCGGGTCCTTCTTCCTCGGCGACGCCAACGTAGTGCTCAAGGCCGTCAACGGCGTCGCCAGGGGCATCCAGGTCGTTGGCAACATCTTCAGCGGCCGGGACAAGGGCGTCGACATCGTGCAGCTGGACGGCAAGTTTACCACCGTGGACCAGGTGTACGTGCAGCAGAACTCCGCCACGGGGATGACCATCAAGTCCACCTCTGCGCGCGCGTCGGCCGAGGGCAACGGGAGCTCCTGGACGCTCGACTTCTCGCCGGTGCTGCTGTTCCCGGACCGCATCGGCCACGTGCAGTACTCGCTCGTCGCAGGCGATGAGTTCCCGGGCCAAACGCTCCGGAACGTGTCCGGCAACCAGGTCGTCGTCGCCACAGACAAGGCCGTGTCGGCCACGGTTCACGTGCTGGTGGACCAGAACAGCGACTGA
- the LOC136493712 gene encoding polygalacturonase QRT3-like isoform X1, producing MPAAASTSGGSRPRIGRRCDRVASPSRSRRRHRPWRLRRRCRHGQGGRRRAVVQGSRAQEDGERQILLRGQKIFGNDPIPTVSISAGRHCRRSADPIIRSLPGETYSKRQARLSPKPTTTHRTGSQESYASRFTAAFLRVRHFALQASASARVYHVTDYGADPTGATDATAAINKAIADAFRPPTNATMTGGIPDLGGAEVHLDGGTYLIKGPLSLPASGGGNFKIHSGSLRASDDFPTDRYLIELSASKSGGGRSYDYEYATLRDLMLDCSYRGGGVTVVDSLRVAIDNCYVAHFASDGIAVRGGHETFIRNTFLGQHMTAGGDPGERGFTGTGIHLDGNDNSVSDVVIFSAATGIMVTAPANSISGVHCYNKATGFGGMGIYLKIPGLTQAWISNCYMDYTSIVAEDPVLLHVSGSFFLGDANVVLKAVNGVARGIQVVGNIFSGRDKGVDIVQLDGKFTTVDQVYVQQNSATGMTIKSTSARASAEGNGSSWTLDFSPVLLFPDRIGHVQYSLVAGDEFPGQTLRNVSGNQVVVATDKAVSATVHVLVDQNSD from the exons ATGCCTGCTGCCGCTTCTACTTCTGGGGGCTCTCGCCCTCGCATTGGCCGGCGGTGCGACCGCGTGGCCTCACCCTCACGGTCACGGCGGCGCCATCGGCCTTGGCGCCTCCGCCGCCGGTGCCGGCATGGCCAGGGCGGCCGGCGGCGAGCGGTGGTACAGGGATCTCGCGCTCAGGAGGATGGAGAGCGTCAGATCCTCCTTCGGGGCCAGAAGATATTTGGCAACG ATCCAATCCCCACCGTCTCGATTTCCGCCGGCCGTCACTGTCGACGCTCAGCAGATCCAATCATCCGAAGCCTTCCTGGAGAAACATACTCAAAACGTCAGGCTCGTCTTTCACCCAAGCCAACCACCACCCATAGGACAGGATCACAGGAGTCATACGCGAGCCGTTTCACCGCTGCGTTCCTGCGAGTCCGCCATTTTGCATTGCAG GCTTCCGCGAGCGCGCGGGTGTACCACGTGACGGACTACGGCGCGGACCCGACCGGCGCGACCGACGCGACGGCGGCGATCAACAAGGCCATAGCGGACGCGTTCCGCCCGCCGACCAACGCCACAATGACCGGCGGCATCCCGGACCTCGGCGGCGCCGAGGTGCACCTCGACGGCGGCACGTACCTCATCAAGGGGCCCCTCTCGCTGCCGGCCTCCGGCGGCGGCAACTTCAAG ATCCACAGCGGGTCGCTGCGCGCGTCCGACGACTTCCCGACGGACCGGTACCTGATCGAGCTGTCGGCGTCCAAGAGCGGCGGCGGGCGGAGCTACGACTACGAGTACGCCACGCTGCGTGACCTGATGCTGGACTGCAGCtaccgcggcggcggcgtgacgGTGGTGGATTCGCTCCGCGTCGCCATCGACAACTGCTACGTGGCGCACTTCGCGTCCGACGGCATCGCGGTGCGCGGCGGGCACGAGACGTTCATCCGCAACACCTTCCTCGGCCAGCACATGACGGCCGGGGGCGACCCCGGGGAGCGCGGCTTCACGGGCACGGGCATCCACCTCGACGGCAACGACAACTCCGTCTCCGACGTCGTCATCTTCTCCGCGGCCACGGGGATCATGGTCACGGCGCCGGCCAACTCCATCTCCGGCGTGCACTGCTACAACAAGGCCACGGGATTCGGGGGCATGGGCATCTACCTCAAGATCCCCGGGCTCACGCAGGCGTGGATCAGCAACTGCTACATGGACTACACCAGCATCGTCGCCGAGGACCCCGTGCTGCTCCACGTGTCCGGGTCCTTCTTCCTCGGCGACGCCAACGTAGTGCTCAAGGCCGTCAACGGCGTCGCCAGGGGCATCCAGGTCGTTGGCAACATCTTCAGCGGCCGGGACAAGGGCGTCGACATCGTGCAGCTGGACGGCAAGTTTACCACCGTGGACCAGGTGTACGTGCAGCAGAACTCCGCCACGGGGATGACCATCAAGTCCACCTCTGCGCGCGCGTCGGCCGAGGGCAACGGGAGCTCCTGGACGCTCGACTTCTCGCCGGTGCTGCTGTTCCCGGACCGCATCGGCCACGTGCAGTACTCGCTCGTCGCAGGCGATGAGTTCCCGGGCCAAACGCTCCGGAACGTGTCCGGCAACCAGGTCGTCGTCGCCACAGACAAGGCCGTGTCGGCCACGGTTCACGTGCTGGTGGACCAGAACAGCGACTGA